From the Pseudomonas baltica genome, one window contains:
- a CDS encoding alpha/beta fold hydrolase, with translation MKLHAIALAVAALAMGVTQANAAQTNPVPPSAVSAQHTEFPIPEGFTSAYETVDGVKLHFVRGGKGPLVLLVHGFGQTWYEWNSLMPQLAERYTVVAVDLPGLGLSAPPKTTYTGVDVSEYLHKLAKRMSADKPFYLVAHDIGIWNSYPMVARHPGDIVKAAFIEATIPDDTLYSLPAFVATGEAPGWHHSFFAASGQLADAMVKGNERLFLTHFIRHHASNQAVFTDELVDRYVRSYSKPQTFHHAFEYYRALPQSIKQNEELVATKLTMPVLAVGGGGNGGFGAKQPENIRRYATNVESHVLPDCGHWVPEECAPALNPLINSFLDRP, from the coding sequence ATGAAGCTCCACGCAATTGCACTAGCCGTTGCTGCGCTCGCTATGGGTGTAACTCAGGCCAACGCAGCACAGACCAATCCTGTGCCGCCTTCAGCTGTCAGCGCCCAACATACAGAGTTTCCGATACCTGAAGGTTTTACCAGCGCCTACGAGACTGTTGACGGTGTGAAGCTGCATTTCGTACGTGGCGGTAAAGGTCCCCTTGTGCTGCTTGTCCACGGCTTCGGCCAGACATGGTATGAGTGGAATAGCCTCATGCCGCAACTCGCAGAACGCTATACGGTCGTAGCAGTCGACCTGCCAGGTCTTGGCCTGTCAGCGCCGCCGAAAACTACTTACACTGGAGTGGATGTTTCGGAATATCTGCACAAGCTTGCCAAGCGGATGAGTGCGGACAAGCCCTTCTACCTTGTTGCCCACGATATTGGTATCTGGAACAGCTATCCAATGGTTGCCCGCCATCCTGGGGACATCGTCAAGGCTGCGTTCATCGAAGCGACCATTCCTGACGACACTCTTTATTCGCTGCCAGCCTTTGTCGCGACCGGAGAGGCACCTGGATGGCACCACAGCTTCTTCGCAGCCTCGGGTCAGTTGGCCGACGCAATGGTCAAAGGAAACGAGCGATTGTTTCTGACGCATTTCATTCGTCATCATGCCAGCAACCAAGCGGTGTTCACTGACGAATTGGTAGACCGTTACGTGCGGTCATACTCTAAGCCCCAGACCTTCCACCACGCATTTGAATATTATCGTGCGCTTCCCCAATCGATTAAGCAGAACGAGGAGCTGGTGGCTACTAAGTTGACAATGCCTGTCCTCGCGGTTGGCGGTGGGGGTAACGGCGGGTTCGGTGCTAAGCAGCCTGAGAACATCCGTCGCTACGCCACTAATGTTGAATCCCACGTGTTGCCAGATTGTGGCCATTGGGTTCCAGAGGAGTGCGCTCCTGCGTTGAACCCTTTGATCAACTCCTTCTTGGATCGACCATAG
- a CDS encoding VOC family protein, with product MSNNIRGIDHIGITVPDIEAATRFFHEAFDAAIVYDTVVDSHPRRSPEELAATVALKEEQLIVATRMIRLGNGANIELFEIEGAAQGVDGIGSLGLQHFAVYCDELGSVLNRVLAAGGTQLRGPNALFGIEKGTGNSMHYVRAPWGSLIELISIPTATGPSCEVDRWKPS from the coding sequence ATGTCTAACAATATACGTGGCATAGATCATATAGGAATCACGGTTCCAGATATCGAGGCAGCAACCCGGTTCTTTCACGAGGCCTTCGATGCAGCTATCGTCTACGACACGGTGGTCGATAGCCATCCGCGCCGATCCCCTGAAGAGCTTGCCGCTACGGTTGCCCTGAAAGAAGAGCAATTAATTGTGGCAACCCGCATGATTCGTCTTGGGAACGGTGCCAACATCGAGCTGTTCGAGATCGAAGGCGCGGCGCAGGGCGTTGACGGAATAGGCTCTTTGGGGCTCCAGCACTTCGCCGTCTATTGTGATGAACTGGGCTCAGTGCTCAATCGTGTCTTGGCTGCTGGAGGTACTCAGCTTCGCGGGCCAAACGCACTTTTTGGTATCGAAAAAGGGACAGGCAACTCTATGCACTACGTCCGAGCGCCATGGGGCTCGTTGATTGAGTTGATCTCCATACCCACCGCTACAGGGCCGAGCTGCGAGGTAGATCGCTGGAAACCTTCTTAA
- a CDS encoding phosphoglycerate mutase family protein, with protein sequence MKLVGLIRHGKSAANPGVASLDHATIPLTLKGVEQAHLVARSSTSVPALIVASPFSRAQLTAMAAEFGHGLKCRKPADTTPLPWP encoded by the coding sequence ATGAAGCTCGTTGGGCTGATCCGTCACGGCAAGAGCGCTGCGAATCCCGGCGTAGCCAGCTTGGATCACGCGACCATTCCTCTTACGCTGAAGGGGGTTGAACAGGCGCACTTGGTGGCTCGTTCTTCCACCAGCGTTCCTGCTCTGATCGTCGCCTCTCCGTTTTCTCGGGCTCAATTGACAGCTATGGCTGCCGAGTTCGGCCATGGCTTAAAGTGCCGTAAACCAGCAGATACAACACCACTGCCTTGGCCGTAG